One region of Deltaproteobacteria bacterium genomic DNA includes:
- a CDS encoding sulfite exporter TauE/SafE family protein, with the protein MELDFTQLVIPFLIVSFAAAVQGVTGFGSGLVSMALLPLLWNISHAVGVLSPMGVILTIMLTYKLRAHIQFNEIKYLLLPMPVGILGGIWVLEHWPNTWMKAFLGIILIVYVSSATKFGQMQWAKHPVPAAFAGLLGGIFGAAFSAAGPPILIYASLVGWERDQFRANIQVFFMSTAILGCLGLIKIGLINEQTLPITAICLPGILAGGLLGNHLATKLPQEKFRSLVMAGLFAMGILYLAQWLLS; encoded by the coding sequence ATGGAACTCGATTTTACCCAATTGGTCATACCATTCTTAATCGTGAGCTTCGCGGCGGCAGTTCAGGGTGTTACGGGGTTTGGCTCGGGTTTGGTCTCGATGGCTTTATTGCCACTGCTCTGGAACATCAGCCACGCCGTTGGGGTGCTCAGCCCTATGGGCGTTATCCTAACGATTATGCTCACTTATAAGTTAAGAGCCCATATCCAGTTCAACGAAATCAAATATCTGCTGCTGCCGATGCCCGTTGGGATATTGGGCGGGATATGGGTCTTGGAGCATTGGCCCAACACTTGGATGAAGGCTTTTCTGGGGATCATACTCATTGTTTATGTTTCCTCTGCAACCAAGTTCGGACAGATGCAGTGGGCAAAACATCCAGTGCCTGCGGCCTTCGCCGGACTGCTCGGAGGCATCTTCGGGGCGGCCTTCAGTGCAGCTGGGCCCCCCATCCTCATTTATGCGAGCCTGGTAGGCTGGGAACGCGACCAATTCCGGGCAAACATTCAAGTTTTCTTCATGTCGACCGCGATACTGGGGTGCTTGGGGCTTATTAAAATCGGCCTCATCAACGAGCAAACACTGCCCATTACAGCCATCTGTTTACCCGGAATTTTAGCCGGTGGACTCTTGGGAAATCACCTCGCCACAAAACTGCCTCAGGAAAAATTCAGAAGCCTCGTGATGGCTGGACTCTTCGCGATGGGCATCCTCTACTTGGCTCAATGGCTGCTCAGCTAA
- a CDS encoding ADP-ribosylglycohydrolase family protein, whose translation MNSIERAYLSLNGLSVGDALGETFFGPNAEAMSAIARREVPAGPWRYTDDTQMAISVVAALQSAGQIDPQILGQSFAKHYDTSRGYGPSTAELLEAVATGEDAQKKALASHGGQGSYGSGAAMRVAPLGAFFADDLSRVVHEAQASAMPTHTHCEAIAGTIAIAVASALATKVGDGRDMSSTDFLKHVLLRTPESVTRNGINTVYHIDGQTDPHSVAEQVGSGQSLSAQDTVPFALWCAANNLHSYEDAFWKTVSGLGDRDTTCAMVGGIVAMSARSTGIPEAWLRAREPIGDLIQ comes from the coding sequence ATGAACTCAATCGAACGCGCATATCTCTCACTCAATGGGCTCTCCGTCGGAGATGCTCTAGGAGAGACATTTTTTGGCCCGAATGCAGAAGCCATGAGTGCTATTGCACGTCGTGAAGTCCCCGCCGGACCTTGGCGTTATACCGACGATACACAAATGGCCATCTCGGTCGTTGCAGCTCTCCAATCGGCCGGACAAATCGACCCACAAATCCTGGGGCAATCATTCGCAAAACACTACGATACTTCTCGGGGCTATGGACCATCAACCGCAGAGCTTCTTGAAGCGGTAGCAACCGGAGAAGATGCTCAGAAGAAAGCGTTGGCCAGCCATGGTGGTCAGGGCTCTTATGGCAGTGGCGCAGCAATGCGCGTGGCACCTCTGGGTGCATTCTTCGCCGATGATCTCAGCCGAGTCGTTCACGAAGCACAGGCGTCCGCCATGCCAACCCATACCCACTGCGAGGCCATTGCAGGGACAATCGCGATTGCTGTCGCCAGCGCTCTTGCTACAAAAGTTGGGGATGGACGAGACATGAGTTCCACAGATTTTCTCAAGCACGTTTTACTGCGTACTCCAGAAAGTGTAACGCGCAATGGCATCAACACAGTGTACCATATTGATGGTCAGACAGATCCTCACAGCGTCGCGGAGCAGGTCGGCTCGGGGCAAAGTCTATCAGCACAAGATACTGTACCCTTCGCACTTTGGTGTGCCGCCAACAATCTACACAGTTACGAAGACGCATTTTGGAAGACCGTAAGCGGCCTGGGAGATCGAGATACAACCTGCGCCATGGTTGGAGGCATCGTCGCGATGTCTGCCCGCTCAACCGGGATCCCCGAAGCTTGGCTACGGGCCAGAGAGCCCATTGGGGACCTCATCCAGTAA